Proteins encoded together in one Peribacillus asahii window:
- the uvrB gene encoding excinuclease ABC subunit UvrB has protein sequence MKDVFELVSKYSPQGDQPAAIQKIVEGINEGKRYQTLLGATGTGKTFTVSNVIKEVNKPTLVIAHNKTLAGQLYSEFKEFFPNNAVEYFVSYYDYYQPEAYVPSTDTFIEKDASINDEIDKLRHSATSSLFERDDVIIIASVSCIYGLGSPEEYREMVVSLRTGMEIDRNALLHKLVDIQYERNDIQFTRGTFRVRGDVVEIFPASRDEQCVRVEFFGDEIDRIREVDALTGEITGEREHIAIFPASHFVTREEKMRIAIENIEKELEERLKELRDNDQLLEAQRLEQRTRYDLEMMREMGFCSGIENYSRHLTLRPAGATPYTLLDYFPKDFLLVVDESHVTLPQVRGMFNGDQARKQVLVDHGFRLPSAKDNRPLRFEEFEEKVSQAVFVSATPGPFELEHTPEMVEQIIRPTGLLDPLIDVRPIEGQIDDLIDEIQERIRKNERVLITTLTKKMSEDLTDYLKEIGIKVQYLHSEVKTLERIEIIRELRMGKYDVLVGINLLREGLDIPEVSLVAILDADKEGFLRSERSLIQTIGRAARNANGHVIMYADRMTNSMELAIEETKRRREIQERYNEEHGIVPQTIQKEIRDVIRATHVAEESETYQEKPAPNYAKLSKKEREKVMQQLELDMKEAAKALDFERAAELRDLLLELKAEG, from the coding sequence GTGAAGGATGTTTTTGAGTTAGTCTCTAAATATTCTCCTCAAGGAGATCAGCCTGCAGCGATTCAAAAGATTGTGGAGGGCATTAATGAGGGCAAAAGGTATCAAACATTGCTTGGTGCAACGGGAACAGGGAAGACGTTTACGGTATCTAATGTCATTAAAGAAGTGAATAAACCGACACTTGTGATTGCTCATAATAAAACATTAGCAGGGCAGCTTTATAGTGAGTTTAAAGAGTTTTTCCCGAATAATGCTGTTGAATATTTTGTTAGTTACTATGATTATTATCAGCCAGAAGCGTATGTGCCTTCGACAGATACATTTATTGAAAAAGATGCGAGTATTAACGATGAGATTGATAAATTGCGGCATTCGGCGACATCATCATTGTTTGAACGGGACGATGTCATTATTATTGCGAGTGTTTCTTGTATTTATGGTTTAGGTTCTCCTGAAGAGTATCGCGAAATGGTCGTATCATTGCGCACAGGAATGGAAATTGATCGAAATGCATTGCTTCATAAGCTTGTCGATATTCAGTATGAACGAAATGACATTCAGTTCACAAGGGGAACGTTTCGGGTACGAGGCGATGTTGTTGAGATTTTTCCGGCTTCACGTGACGAACAATGTGTTCGAGTGGAGTTTTTTGGTGACGAAATTGATCGAATTCGAGAAGTAGACGCATTAACGGGCGAAATTACAGGGGAACGAGAGCACATCGCTATTTTTCCAGCGTCCCACTTCGTTACTCGTGAAGAAAAGATGCGCATAGCGATTGAGAATATTGAGAAAGAATTAGAAGAACGTTTGAAGGAGTTACGTGACAATGATCAACTGCTTGAGGCACAGCGTCTAGAGCAGAGAACGCGCTACGACTTGGAAATGATGAGGGAAATGGGCTTCTGTTCCGGGATTGAGAATTATTCACGTCATTTAACCCTTCGTCCAGCGGGGGCAACACCTTATACGTTATTGGATTATTTTCCAAAGGATTTTCTGCTTGTTGTCGATGAATCACATGTGACATTGCCGCAAGTTCGCGGAATGTTTAATGGGGACCAAGCGCGTAAGCAAGTGCTAGTGGATCATGGATTTCGATTGCCATCAGCGAAGGACAATCGACCTTTGCGTTTTGAAGAGTTTGAAGAGAAAGTAAGTCAGGCTGTTTTTGTTTCAGCGACGCCGGGTCCATTCGAATTGGAGCATACGCCAGAGATGGTCGAACAAATCATTCGTCCTACCGGCCTGCTTGACCCGCTTATTGATGTACGACCAATTGAAGGTCAGATTGATGACTTGATTGATGAAATTCAAGAGCGGATTCGGAAGAATGAACGCGTCTTAATTACAACCTTAACGAAAAAAATGTCCGAAGACTTAACCGATTATTTAAAAGAAATCGGCATTAAAGTGCAATATTTACATTCAGAAGTGAAAACGTTAGAACGAATTGAAATTATTCGCGAGCTTCGTATGGGGAAATACGATGTGTTAGTCGGAATTAACTTGCTTCGAGAAGGTTTGGACATTCCAGAGGTGTCGTTAGTAGCCATATTAGATGCTGATAAAGAAGGCTTCCTTCGTTCGGAGCGGTCGCTCATTCAAACGATTGGGCGGGCAGCACGAAATGCAAATGGGCATGTAATTATGTACGCCGATCGTATGACAAATTCAATGGAGCTAGCCATCGAAGAGACAAAGCGTCGTCGTGAAATTCAAGAACGTTATAATGAAGAACACGGAATTGTCCCGCAAACGATTCAAAAAGAAATTCGTGATGTCATTCGCGCAACGCATGTAGCAGAAGAATCAGAAACTTATCAAGAAAAACCTGCACCAAACTATGCAAAATTATCGAAGAAAGAGCGCGAAAAAGTGATGCAGCAATTAGAATTAGATATGAAAGAAGCGGCTAAGGCGTTAGACTTTGAACGAGCAGCCGAACTTCGTGATTTATTACTAGAGTTAAAAGCGGAAGGATGA
- a CDS encoding acyl-CoA dehydrogenase, translated as MGSQTLDNKNMTFEQLLEGAEKIGRLAEQEAKTAEENATISENVINLMKETQISKLMLPKKYGFPQVDFAEFSKIIRKVANYNISAAWLTFLYPLHNSLPAYLPEVEGEKIIQDGGLICDVFAAVGKAEPDGDGGVRVNGKWNFASGVLYSDWIGLGVMMEFPDSTKPEICMPMFHKSEVGIVKNWDTFGLRGSGSNQVVVDNVYIPFERIIRLEQIDKVSRPPMEEYDHDYPYYDVPYFPAFYVGFPSIALGGAERILQEFKTQTEKRIRLVDGVRESESPRSQRVIAEMTTEFHVAEALMDKYIQLLDDSKKLGIEVPRSEFFAIRTKIIKTCTDIAYRSLLTLGGGALYKGGAMELFFRDLMAVATHKTSLYEDSVAAYGKELFGFEGGVRG; from the coding sequence ATGGGATCTCAAACATTAGATAATAAAAATATGACGTTTGAACAGCTTTTAGAAGGGGCAGAAAAAATCGGTCGTTTAGCAGAACAGGAAGCTAAAACAGCAGAAGAAAATGCAACTATTTCTGAAAACGTTATCAATTTGATGAAAGAAACGCAAATTTCAAAGTTAATGCTTCCAAAAAAATATGGCTTTCCACAAGTTGATTTCGCTGAATTTTCAAAAATTATTCGCAAGGTTGCCAATTACAATATTTCTGCAGCTTGGCTAACATTTCTTTACCCATTACACAATTCGCTGCCAGCTTATCTTCCAGAAGTTGAAGGAGAAAAAATTATACAAGATGGCGGTTTAATCTGTGACGTCTTCGCAGCAGTTGGAAAAGCGGAGCCTGATGGTGATGGTGGTGTTCGCGTAAATGGAAAATGGAATTTTGCAAGTGGAGTTCTTTACAGTGATTGGATCGGCCTAGGCGTTATGATGGAATTCCCTGATAGCACAAAACCTGAAATCTGCATGCCAATGTTCCATAAATCAGAAGTGGGAATTGTGAAAAACTGGGATACATTCGGATTACGTGGATCAGGTAGTAACCAAGTAGTTGTCGATAATGTGTACATTCCATTCGAACGGATTATTCGTTTAGAACAAATTGATAAAGTGAGCCGTCCACCGATGGAAGAGTATGATCACGATTATCCATACTATGATGTTCCTTACTTCCCAGCTTTCTATGTTGGCTTCCCAAGCATTGCGCTCGGCGGTGCGGAACGAATCTTACAAGAATTTAAGACGCAAACAGAAAAGCGTATCCGACTTGTCGATGGTGTACGTGAAAGCGAATCACCAAGAAGCCAACGTGTTATCGCTGAAATGACAACAGAATTTCATGTAGCTGAAGCGTTGATGGATAAATATATTCAGTTACTTGATGATAGTAAGAAATTAGGTATAGAGGTACCACGTTCAGAATTCTTCGCTATTCGGACAAAAATTATTAAAACCTGTACAGATATCGCTTATCGTTCTCTTTTAACTTTAGGCGGAGGTGCACTGTACAAAGGTGGTGCAATGGAATTGTTCTTCCGTGACCTTATGGCAGTAGCGACACATAAAACGTCTCTATATGAAGATTCTGTTGCAGCCTATGGTAAAGAATTATTTGGATTTGAAGGCGGCGTTCGAGGATAA
- a CDS encoding DUF6944 family repetitive protein translates to MITHGEDLLVAGAWILGFGALVDAVGQTRQTFTSSNLGKDLIIKGNGIEAFGNSLQAIGRTKLLRPESGLAELYTIFGAWVEAAGNTTNAVGVDMELNVSEEGGAKVDALGSGIQGLGAAFEAVGAFLEEDSSFRSLAITGNSFISLGSFLGAVGKIFILNDKHIIGERILLVGSWILAIGSFILIRAITLEVESDLSSETESDTLSPYSYH, encoded by the coding sequence ATGATTACTCATGGAGAAGATCTCCTTGTTGCAGGAGCATGGATACTCGGTTTTGGGGCGCTTGTTGATGCAGTCGGGCAAACCCGACAAACTTTTACAAGCAGCAATCTTGGTAAAGATTTAATTATAAAAGGAAATGGAATTGAAGCTTTTGGCAATTCATTGCAAGCTATTGGCAGAACTAAGCTGTTAAGACCAGAGAGCGGTCTAGCGGAACTATATACGATTTTTGGTGCCTGGGTTGAAGCTGCTGGTAATACTACAAATGCAGTTGGCGTAGATATGGAACTGAATGTTTCAGAAGAAGGAGGAGCAAAAGTAGATGCTCTCGGCAGTGGAATTCAAGGTCTGGGTGCCGCTTTTGAAGCAGTAGGTGCATTTCTTGAAGAGGATTCATCATTTAGGTCCCTTGCGATTACGGGAAATAGTTTTATTTCTTTAGGTTCTTTTTTAGGAGCAGTTGGCAAGATTTTTATTTTAAACGATAAACATATAATTGGAGAGCGCATTTTATTGGTTGGAAGCTGGATTCTAGCTATTGGTTCATTTATATTAATTCGTGCCATTACTCTTGAAGTGGAGTCCGATTTATCTTCAGAAACGGAAAGTGATACTTTGTCTCCTTATTCCTATCATTAA
- a CDS encoding CsbA family protein, which produces MITKFLAALFLPCLLVMLFTRVTYNHVVGLVLTVALIAASAYKGYTHTWPLIVIDAFSLTLGFYLSSKMMKRTSKSA; this is translated from the coding sequence ATGATTACGAAATTTCTTGCTGCGCTTTTTTTGCCTTGTCTTCTTGTAATGTTATTTACAAGGGTTACGTATAACCATGTTGTAGGATTAGTTTTAACGGTGGCATTAATTGCAGCATCCGCATATAAAGGCTATACGCATACATGGCCTCTCATTGTGATCGATGCGTTTTCGTTAACGCTAGGTTTTTATTTATCATCGAAAATGATGAAGAGAACATCGAAAAGCGCCTGA
- a CDS encoding flavin reductase family protein: protein MDDRQFRTAMGRFATGVTVIATEVEGEAHGMTANAFMSVSLDPKLVVISIGEKAKILNKIKESGIFTVNILAADQQEMSMIFAGQIKDRQVEFGRLDNKPVLPGAIAQVACEVSAEHVEGDHTLFIGKVTDIHLEEKEPLIFFNGKYRSLEEQPAVL, encoded by the coding sequence ATGGATGATCGTCAATTTCGTACAGCAATGGGTAGATTCGCCACAGGAGTAACGGTAATAGCCACGGAAGTAGAAGGGGAAGCTCACGGCATGACAGCCAATGCCTTTATGTCTGTTTCGCTTGATCCGAAGCTTGTTGTCATCTCCATTGGTGAAAAAGCCAAAATTTTAAATAAAATCAAAGAAAGCGGCATCTTTACTGTCAATATTTTAGCTGCTGACCAACAAGAAATGTCGATGATTTTTGCAGGACAGATTAAAGATCGTCAAGTAGAATTCGGTCGATTAGACAATAAACCAGTTTTACCTGGTGCTATTGCACAAGTTGCTTGTGAAGTATCAGCGGAACATGTTGAAGGGGATCATACCCTGTTTATCGGGAAAGTAACGGATATTCACTTAGAAGAAAAGGAACCTCTTATTTTCTTCAATGGAAAATACCGTTCTCTTGAAGAACAGCCAGCTGTTTTATAA
- a CDS encoding SH3 domain-containing protein: MKSKVMTILVATFVFFATFSSSIESHFVSAASKEGIVTANTLNVREKASTSSKTIGTLKKGKIVTITKQQSSWSQIKYGSKTGWISTTYINEIGYVTSTTLKLYKSNSSNSTSLATLKKGTSVQMKATKGSWLQVYVSSNKKTGWVTKKNISSTKAAATTASTTTYYVTSDTLNIRQSGTTKAKILETIKKGDAVTYYSKSGNWAKVKTSSGTIGWASLTYLSKTKPVVTKTYYVTSNSLNVRTAGNTSAKVLTAIKKGAAVTYYSKSGDWAKIKTASGVTGWVSMKYLSTTKPKVTASAETVSNSNMRYVISETLNVRKSASSSSAILETASRGDALTLKQTSGDWGQVVTSNNVTGWVSLAYVSNKKWTKGLKNKVIVLDPGHGAQDPGAIGSEHREKDLTLATAKKVQAKLEAAGAKVVMTRTGDTYPTLSERVQISKKNNADVFISIHFNSSADKTANGIDTFYWTTYMNEKELAEIVQEELIKSTGLKNRGSKTGNFQVVRTNDGASLLVELGFISNPNEEEIISTTEFQNDAAVGITNGLKAYFDLF; encoded by the coding sequence ATGAAAAGTAAAGTAATGACAATACTCGTAGCTACCTTTGTATTTTTTGCCACCTTCTCTTCTTCCATCGAAAGCCATTTTGTTTCTGCAGCGAGTAAGGAAGGCATCGTTACTGCAAACACTCTCAATGTTCGCGAAAAAGCATCGACTAGTTCCAAAACAATCGGCACCTTGAAAAAAGGGAAGATTGTAACGATTACGAAACAACAAAGCAGCTGGTCTCAAATTAAATATGGCTCAAAAACGGGCTGGATTTCTACTACATACATAAATGAAATAGGATATGTAACCTCTACTACATTAAAACTATACAAATCGAACAGCTCTAACAGCACATCTTTAGCTACCCTAAAAAAAGGTACCTCTGTGCAAATGAAAGCGACTAAAGGCAGCTGGCTTCAAGTCTATGTATCATCGAATAAAAAGACAGGCTGGGTTACAAAAAAGAATATTTCCAGCACAAAAGCAGCAGCTACAACAGCCTCTACAACTACATATTATGTGACTTCTGATACGTTAAATATTCGCCAATCCGGCACTACTAAAGCAAAAATCTTAGAAACTATTAAAAAGGGCGATGCTGTTACCTACTACTCAAAGTCTGGTAACTGGGCAAAAGTAAAAACGAGCTCAGGAACGATAGGCTGGGCTTCGCTTACATACTTATCGAAAACAAAGCCTGTCGTAACAAAAACGTATTACGTGACGTCGAATTCATTAAATGTTAGAACAGCTGGCAATACTTCAGCTAAAGTGCTTACAGCCATTAAAAAAGGAGCAGCTGTTACTTACTACTCAAAATCAGGGGATTGGGCAAAAATTAAAACGGCTTCCGGCGTAACCGGTTGGGTTTCGATGAAATACTTATCTACAACAAAACCAAAAGTCACAGCAAGTGCTGAGACGGTTTCAAATAGCAATATGCGCTATGTTATATCGGAAACGTTAAACGTTCGTAAATCAGCAAGTTCCTCATCTGCCATTTTAGAAACAGCTTCTCGCGGGGATGCTTTAACATTAAAACAAACAAGTGGAGATTGGGGACAAGTCGTTACTTCTAATAATGTAACCGGTTGGGTTTCTCTTGCCTATGTATCTAATAAAAAGTGGACAAAAGGATTAAAAAACAAAGTTATCGTGCTTGATCCAGGCCATGGAGCTCAAGATCCTGGCGCTATTGGAAGTGAGCATAGAGAAAAAGATTTAACACTCGCTACTGCGAAAAAGGTCCAAGCAAAACTAGAAGCAGCTGGAGCTAAAGTCGTGATGACAAGAACGGGAGATACCTATCCAACTCTATCAGAACGAGTACAAATTAGTAAAAAGAATAATGCAGATGTATTCATTAGCATTCACTTTAACTCAAGCGCCGACAAAACAGCCAACGGCATTGATACGTTCTATTGGACGACGTACATGAATGAAAAAGAATTAGCTGAAATCGTTCAAGAGGAATTAATTAAAAGTACAGGTTTAAAAAATCGCGGTTCAAAAACAGGAAACTTCCAAGTCGTACGTACAAATGACGGCGCATCGCTTTTAGTAGAACTAGGATTCATTTCTAATCCAAATGAAGAAGAGATTATTTCAACAACTGAATTTCAAAATGATGCCGCTGTTGGAATCACAAATGGACTAAAAGCATACTTTGATTTATTTTAA
- a CDS encoding alpha/beta fold hydrolase: protein MTIWTEFQDVEFKLYYLDAAGIKTRVLEAGEGEPLVLLHGTGGHIEAYARNIRGLSKHFRVICIDMLGHGYTEKPDHPYGIDSYSDHLLGVLQALNLKKAHISGESLGGWVAAWFAAYHPEYVLSLVLNTPGNVNNKPEVMARLKESTIKAVIEANYENVKTRLEWLMYDKSQVTDELIEARYKIYTQPEYQKSVYNIVYLQDPEARQQYTWDPSWCGKINVPTLLAWTDHDPTSTVEEAKPIQDMIPNSELTVIEGAGHWPQWEKVEDFNNTIINFILQTVK, encoded by the coding sequence ATGACAATTTGGACTGAATTTCAAGATGTTGAATTTAAACTTTACTATTTAGATGCAGCGGGTATTAAAACACGTGTATTAGAAGCAGGTGAAGGAGAGCCGTTAGTTTTACTTCATGGTACAGGCGGTCACATTGAGGCTTATGCACGGAACATCCGCGGACTTAGCAAACATTTCCGAGTCATTTGTATTGACATGCTAGGACATGGTTACACAGAGAAACCAGATCACCCATATGGCATTGATTCTTACAGCGACCACTTACTTGGTGTTCTTCAAGCACTTAATTTAAAGAAAGCACATATTTCCGGTGAATCACTTGGTGGATGGGTTGCAGCGTGGTTTGCGGCATATCATCCAGAATATGTCCTTTCTCTAGTATTGAATACTCCTGGGAACGTAAATAATAAACCTGAAGTAATGGCGCGTTTGAAAGAATCAACAATCAAAGCGGTGATTGAAGCGAACTATGAAAATGTAAAAACACGTTTGGAATGGCTCATGTACGATAAGAGTCAAGTGACGGATGAGTTAATCGAAGCTCGTTACAAAATTTATACACAGCCAGAATATCAAAAATCAGTTTATAACATCGTATATCTGCAGGATCCGGAAGCACGTCAACAATACACGTGGGATCCATCATGGTGTGGAAAAATTAATGTACCGACATTGTTAGCTTGGACAGACCATGATCCAACATCAACTGTCGAAGAGGCAAAACCAATTCAAGATATGATTCCGAATAGCGAATTAACGGTAATTGAAGGAGCAGGACATTGGCCTCAATGGGAGAAAGTTGAAGATTTTAACAATACAATCATCAATTTTATCCTTCAAACGGTAAAGTAA
- a CDS encoding MFS transporter, with the protein MNQKEVKNQRISKKAWVIILLLFLLTVISNADKAIIGFASVPIMDELGLSAEQWGMVGSVFFLLYSVSAILVGGLADRFGTRIVIACMAAVWAIVQFSTIFVSSFAFLLITRIILGAGEGPAYSLAMTAASKWLPKERLGIGLTLVSVGGPLGVAISAPILMHLINNYGWRSAFIATGIVGAIWIVFWLFTVTKKDDVKSAETIKVANASSSLPATKFSSALLSKNFILIALCGFATYWSFTIGLNWLPNYLENIRQLSEDQLKIVVALPWILITISQIVFSSLSDRIYYKTKNVVKGRVFILGPVMVAGAVSYFLGTIVSSNFMAIVLLSLGLTFGCITLVLGPTILVDIVSKQHQGKIQGWFMAFTSLGGIAGPYVTGYLIENASNPASGFHYSFQMCALVLLISGGLLWIAVRPKKFASNELSTNKVNVQ; encoded by the coding sequence GTGAATCAAAAGGAAGTGAAGAATCAGAGAATTTCTAAAAAAGCATGGGTAATCATTCTTTTATTATTTTTGCTCACTGTTATCAGTAATGCCGATAAAGCGATTATTGGTTTCGCATCAGTTCCGATTATGGACGAGTTGGGTCTATCAGCAGAACAATGGGGGATGGTCGGCAGTGTGTTTTTCTTACTTTACTCCGTTTCAGCAATCCTAGTCGGTGGTTTAGCGGATCGGTTTGGCACACGAATAGTGATTGCCTGTATGGCTGCTGTTTGGGCGATTGTGCAGTTCTCAACCATTTTTGTTAGCAGCTTTGCGTTTCTATTAATCACACGGATTATTTTAGGTGCAGGTGAGGGTCCGGCTTACTCACTGGCAATGACCGCTGCTTCAAAATGGCTGCCTAAAGAAAGACTTGGTATTGGTTTAACGTTAGTATCCGTTGGAGGACCACTTGGAGTAGCAATATCAGCCCCTATTTTAATGCATCTTATTAATAATTATGGCTGGCGCTCTGCTTTTATTGCGACTGGAATTGTTGGTGCCATTTGGATCGTATTTTGGTTATTCACAGTAACAAAGAAAGATGATGTAAAATCAGCAGAGACAATAAAGGTTGCTAATGCATCTTCAAGTTTACCAGCAACTAAATTCTCATCTGCATTGCTATCTAAAAATTTTATCTTAATCGCTCTATGTGGATTTGCCACTTATTGGTCATTTACCATTGGTCTTAACTGGCTCCCTAACTATTTGGAAAATATCCGTCAATTAAGTGAAGATCAATTAAAGATTGTAGTAGCTTTACCTTGGATTCTTATCACAATATCTCAGATTGTATTTTCTAGCCTTTCTGATCGTATTTACTATAAAACCAAAAATGTGGTCAAGGGACGAGTGTTTATTCTTGGACCTGTCATGGTGGCAGGAGCAGTTAGTTACTTTTTGGGAACCATAGTTAGCTCTAATTTCATGGCAATTGTTCTACTATCCCTTGGATTAACGTTTGGATGTATCACATTAGTTCTTGGACCTACAATTCTAGTAGATATAGTGTCCAAACAACACCAAGGTAAAATTCAAGGCTGGTTTATGGCATTCACTTCATTGGGTGGTATCGCTGGACCATACGTAACAGGTTATCTTATTGAAAACGCATCAAATCCAGCTTCAGGGTTTCATTATTCTTTCCAAATGTGTGCGTTAGTTCTTCTTATTTCTGGAGGGCTATTGTGGATTGCTGTACGCCCAAAGAAATTTGCATCAAATGAGTTATCAACTAATAAGGTAAATGTTCAGTAA
- a CDS encoding FAD synthetase family protein yields the protein METIHINRKNLHNWQKQSVPTVVALGYFDGLHKGHCHVIETARLKAKEYGLPLSVMSFSPHPKIVLSNGKEQVHCLMPLSEKEEKMKTLGADNFYLVKFDKEFASLSPERFVEEYLVNLGVVHAVAGFDFSYGSFGAGNLDRLKQDSKGKIDVTKVQKVSCRGEKISSTCIRKRILAGNVEELPDFLGHLYEVKCNWNGFLLQPQPHYTIPAPGIYEVILKRETKELIGQLYVTDDGLLQFAQNIPNQMKGTLTIVWKKRISVTPSYKLEKVMNN from the coding sequence ATGGAGACTATTCATATTAACCGGAAAAATTTGCACAATTGGCAAAAGCAATCAGTACCTACAGTAGTGGCTCTTGGATATTTTGATGGACTTCATAAAGGACATTGTCACGTGATAGAAACCGCTCGTTTAAAAGCGAAAGAATATGGATTACCACTATCGGTAATGAGCTTTAGTCCTCATCCCAAAATCGTGCTGTCAAATGGAAAAGAACAAGTACATTGTCTAATGCCGCTCAGTGAAAAAGAAGAAAAGATGAAGACGCTAGGCGCTGATAACTTCTATCTTGTGAAATTTGACAAGGAATTTGCATCACTTTCTCCTGAAAGATTTGTTGAAGAGTATCTGGTTAATCTTGGGGTTGTCCATGCGGTAGCCGGCTTTGACTTTTCCTACGGATCTTTTGGAGCAGGAAATTTAGACAGATTAAAGCAAGATTCAAAAGGGAAAATTGACGTAACAAAAGTGCAGAAAGTCAGTTGTAGAGGAGAGAAAATTAGCTCTACTTGTATTCGAAAACGTATCTTAGCTGGAAACGTCGAAGAATTGCCTGACTTCCTAGGCCATTTATATGAAGTGAAATGTAACTGGAACGGTTTTTTACTTCAGCCTCAGCCGCATTATACAATACCGGCCCCGGGGATTTATGAAGTCATATTAAAAAGGGAAACTAAAGAACTGATCGGACAGTTATACGTAACAGATGACGGTTTGTTGCAATTTGCCCAAAATATTCCGAATCAAATGAAGGGCACTTTGACAATTGTATGGAAGAAACGTATTTCAGTAACACCTTCCTATAAATTAGAAAAAGTGATGAACAATTAA